One halophilic archaeon DL31 genomic region harbors:
- a CDS encoding Sigma-70 region 4 type 2 (KEGG: nmg:Nmag_2813 protein of unknown function SprT~PFAM: RNA polymerase sigma factor 70, region 4 type 2~SMART: Transcription regulator LuxR, C-terminal), whose amino-acid sequence MDTTTSRRMPWSSGVMRMSGKQARSRVGNPSPLDLKHDRVMLSNRESEVVRLSRSKSYATIADELDIAESTVGTYRSRATEKLGEQVKVIRRMLRQQQADQQEENIKEIAREAVERLRDCGIDVEFKLETAEFADETASTPQTQTTTNTVDMTQGELGDDHKYTERIRKYANEVVHGREWGLSDVDLSKVTFETRTRARSRHGVASYEDDCVTVGISEHTIENAGYEAMEETVRHELVHVWQYQHKGETVELPNGRVARNIEPGHTGCWYAWERIMDVRRTNNHYSKSPENYKYRVWCASCHRFVTGKHRLCKTVKCHSDSHGGMGWCGLCDDQTRNGNTFVVTDGNDEFYDNKESHEDW is encoded by the coding sequence ATGGACACGACGACCTCGCGGAGGATGCCCTGGAGCTCGGGGGTGATGAGGATGAGCGGTAAACAAGCGCGGTCTCGTGTTGGCAATCCATCGCCGCTGGATTTGAAACATGACCGAGTTATGCTTTCTAATCGAGAATCAGAGGTTGTCCGTCTCTCTCGAAGCAAATCGTATGCTACAATCGCTGACGAACTTGATATAGCAGAATCAACAGTAGGGACGTACCGGAGCCGGGCGACAGAGAAACTAGGTGAGCAGGTGAAGGTAATCAGACGGATGCTCCGGCAACAGCAGGCCGACCAACAGGAAGAAAATATCAAGGAAATTGCTCGGGAAGCCGTCGAACGCCTCAGAGATTGTGGTATCGACGTTGAATTTAAACTCGAAACAGCTGAGTTTGCCGATGAAACTGCATCTACCCCGCAGACTCAGACTACTACAAACACTGTGGATATGACGCAAGGGGAGTTAGGTGATGACCACAAGTACACCGAGCGTATTCGCAAGTACGCCAATGAAGTTGTCCACGGGAGGGAGTGGGGTCTCTCGGATGTTGACCTCTCGAAAGTGACTTTTGAGACGCGAACAAGGGCTCGTAGTCGGCACGGAGTAGCCAGTTATGAAGACGATTGTGTAACAGTCGGTATTAGCGAACACACAATCGAGAACGCTGGTTATGAGGCTATGGAAGAAACAGTTCGACATGAGCTGGTCCACGTCTGGCAGTACCAGCACAAAGGCGAAACAGTAGAGCTCCCAAACGGGCGGGTTGCTCGAAATATAGAACCGGGTCACACGGGCTGTTGGTACGCTTGGGAACGTATAATGGATGTACGGCGGACGAACAATCACTACTCCAAATCTCCTGAGAACTACAAATATCGTGTTTGGTGTGCATCTTGCCACCGGTTCGTCACGGGGAAGCATCGTCTCTGTAAGACTGTTAAATGCCATTCAGATAGCCATGGAGGTATGGGATGGTGTGGGCTCTGTGATGACCAGACAAGAAATGGGAATACGTTCGTTGTGACTGATGGCAACGATGAGTTCTACGACAACAAAGAATCTCACGAAGATTGGTAG
- a CDS encoding Resolvase domain-containing protein (PFAM: Resolvase, N-terminal~KEGG: hwa:HQ4037A resolvase), producing MEQTKNKDGIVATYVRVSTEDQQPENHRSEVIEFIENEFPEWSQREYADIYTGTSTVGRQEYNKLRDDIQQENIHSVVTTSVSRVARSIRDFSDFVHVCEENETALYFTRESIKYDPRSNDPYQRAMLQMLGVFAELEAKITQQRTKESIRQMRADGYKWGRSPLGFSKNSGDLYPTDDFDRICGVLDLIDSGELSQSKGAHMLDTSRTTIKRILEDNERRELYDLPVQKTELIS from the coding sequence ATGGAACAAACAAAGAACAAAGATGGAATTGTCGCCACATATGTCCGAGTATCGACAGAAGACCAACAGCCAGAGAACCACCGTTCAGAAGTAATCGAATTCATAGAAAATGAATTTCCTGAGTGGAGCCAACGAGAGTATGCCGATATATACACAGGGACAAGCACTGTTGGACGCCAAGAGTATAACAAATTGCGAGACGATATTCAACAAGAGAATATCCACTCAGTAGTCACGACCTCCGTATCTCGTGTTGCTCGTTCGATTCGAGATTTTAGCGATTTCGTTCACGTATGCGAAGAGAATGAAACTGCATTGTACTTCACCAGAGAATCCATTAAGTACGACCCACGAAGCAACGACCCTTATCAAAGAGCTATGTTGCAGATGCTCGGAGTATTTGCTGAGCTCGAAGCCAAAATAACTCAACAACGAACGAAGGAGTCTATCAGACAGATGAGAGCCGATGGGTACAAATGGGGCCGGTCCCCGTTAGGATTCTCAAAGAATAGTGGAGACCTGTATCCGACCGATGATTTTGACCGTATCTGTGGGGTCCTTGATTTGATTGATAGTGGTGAGCTGAGTCAATCGAAAGGAGCGCATATGTTAGACACCTCAAGGACAACTATCAAGCGAATTTTAGAGGATAATGAGCGGAGAGAATTATATGATTTGCCGGTCCAGAAAACCGAATTAATCAGTTGA
- a CDS encoding hypothetical protein (KEGG: tme:Tmel_1086 hypothetical protein), whose amino-acid sequence MDFHALANHPIFKLTISLLIGYFLPGWITFLIVDFKVWTILIMSDIICKAIQEQKVLEFTYDGHHRKVEPYCHGRSQKGKDSVRGYQIAGGSNSRRVPFWRLFTVAKMGNLTLTDETFTGNRPHYNPNDKDLSPIHCNI is encoded by the coding sequence ATGGATTTTCATGCACTTGCTAATCATCCGATTTTCAAGCTCACAATAAGTCTGCTTATTGGGTACTTTCTCCCCGGTTGGATAACCTTCTTGATAGTTGATTTTAAAGTATGGACCATACTCATTATGAGCGATATCATCTGTAAAGCGATTCAGGAGCAGAAAGTTCTTGAATTCACTTACGACGGGCATCATCGAAAGGTCGAACCCTACTGCCACGGCCGAAGTCAGAAGGGCAAAGATTCAGTTCGAGGCTACCAAATTGCGGGAGGAAGCAACTCGCGGCGAGTCCCATTCTGGCGTCTCTTTACTGTAGCAAAAATGGGGAACCTGACGTTAACAGATGAGACATTCACAGGGAATCGTCCACACTACAACCCGAATGACAAGGACCTATCCCCGATTCACTGCAACATCTGA
- a CDS encoding integrase family protein (PFAM: Integrase, catalytic core, phage~KEGG: nmg:Nmag_0235 integrase domain protein SAM domain protein): MERNDKGQFSSDITLNGRYKELHEAYLEALVQADTNDRTFDARQKGTLYWLSFCQDNDLEPFEAEDSDVRSYFKQIRNQYANTTLGGMISSVTMFYETLMHDPDIDTEMERVPTHKFSLYNDYDISTSIPDYIQVHAREAKEDIKTADMERVRRLYGHAPGKKPETKTRNELMLRLLATTAVRGDELVRIREDNVDKEERSIYLNSSKLEPHQDLYNRYVFYPPELDYLMTKWTERHRKSFSSYADDSPYLFLSTHSESLEPSTVSRMVKQTAFNAGEQEPLMTENREVKQWFFTSHRLRHSCISYWVNSCPEIGIAKAAMMAGHEKVDTTMDYTSPDWDAVREGYIDSLPHD; the protein is encoded by the coding sequence ATGGAACGAAATGACAAGGGACAGTTCTCCTCAGATATAACACTAAATGGTCGGTACAAAGAACTCCACGAAGCATATCTTGAAGCATTAGTCCAAGCTGATACTAACGACCGCACATTTGATGCACGACAGAAAGGAACTCTTTACTGGCTCTCTTTTTGTCAGGACAATGATTTGGAGCCATTTGAAGCCGAAGATAGCGATGTACGTTCGTACTTTAAACAGATACGGAATCAATACGCCAACACGACTCTAGGAGGTATGATTAGCAGTGTCACGATGTTTTACGAGACACTGATGCATGACCCAGACATTGATACTGAAATGGAACGTGTGCCTACGCACAAATTTTCACTCTACAACGACTATGACATCAGCACAAGTATCCCAGATTATATCCAAGTTCACGCGCGTGAAGCAAAGGAAGACATTAAAACAGCTGATATGGAGCGTGTGAGAAGGCTCTATGGGCATGCTCCCGGCAAGAAGCCTGAAACTAAAACCCGTAATGAGCTAATGCTGCGGTTGCTGGCAACAACGGCTGTTAGGGGTGATGAACTGGTTCGAATTCGAGAGGATAATGTGGATAAAGAGGAACGGTCAATTTATCTCAACTCATCAAAGCTTGAACCACATCAAGACCTCTATAATCGCTACGTCTTCTATCCGCCAGAACTTGATTACCTCATGACCAAATGGACCGAACGCCATAGAAAATCGTTTTCTTCGTATGCGGATGATAGTCCCTATCTATTTCTTTCGACTCACTCAGAGAGTTTGGAACCATCCACAGTAAGCCGGATGGTAAAACAGACTGCATTCAATGCAGGTGAGCAAGAACCGCTGATGACTGAGAATAGAGAAGTCAAACAGTGGTTTTTCACCTCACATCGATTGAGACATTCGTGTATTAGCTACTGGGTAAATTCGTGTCCAGAAATTGGAATTGCCAAGGCAGCTATGATGGCTGGACATGAAAAAGTCGATACAACTATGGATTACACATCGCCAGATTGGGACGCTGTGCGTGAAGGATATATTGACTCACTTCCACACGACTGA
- a CDS encoding transposase (ISH3) (KEGG: hla:Hlac_3628 transposase (ISH3)): MSKTKQADGEIHEDQLLNFLVNRLDEEVSLSLANNAEITAEDIYEVLVGACADGTSVSTLCASSQNSPAGNTVLYHLRTKFEPERLERVANTLLRKDLDELLPEQVEVCADLHLRPYYGDEDDTDGLYHSVAKRGTTAFHAYATLYARVKNKRYTLAVRRLKDGDTASSVLAEFFGVLDGLDAGVKAVYLDRGFYDSKCLTLLQAHNYAYVIPIIRWGEAIQQELSEGWSRVIQHDLTGKLDGHSWTVDFPVYIDCTYLNGKYDENGVARHGYAADAPFIDSPRDARYHYSKRFGIESSYRLFEQAIATTTTRDPTVRLLYVVVSLLLQNVWRYLHYEYVATPRRGGRRLWWWPYKEFVNMIRRAAWTALAVRRAVPANRPPDDRFHR, from the coding sequence GTGTCTAAAACCAAACAAGCAGACGGTGAGATCCACGAGGACCAGCTTCTTAACTTTCTCGTCAACCGCCTTGACGAGGAAGTTTCGCTCTCGTTAGCCAATAACGCTGAAATCACTGCTGAAGACATCTATGAGGTCCTCGTCGGCGCTTGCGCCGACGGGACCTCTGTCTCTACGCTCTGTGCGTCGAGCCAGAACTCACCCGCTGGGAACACGGTCCTCTACCATCTTCGGACGAAGTTCGAGCCGGAACGGCTCGAACGAGTCGCTAACACGCTCCTGCGAAAGGATCTCGATGAATTGCTCCCCGAACAGGTGGAGGTCTGCGCAGACCTCCACCTGCGGCCCTACTACGGTGACGAAGACGACACAGACGGCCTCTATCACTCGGTAGCGAAGCGTGGAACCACTGCGTTCCACGCCTATGCCACACTCTACGCGCGTGTGAAGAACAAACGCTACACGCTGGCGGTACGCCGTCTCAAAGACGGCGATACCGCAAGTAGTGTCCTCGCTGAGTTCTTCGGTGTCCTCGACGGCCTTGACGCCGGGGTCAAGGCCGTCTACCTTGATCGCGGATTCTACGACAGTAAGTGTCTCACGCTGCTTCAGGCGCACAATTACGCGTACGTGATCCCGATCATCCGGTGGGGTGAGGCGATTCAGCAAGAGCTCTCGGAAGGATGGAGTCGCGTCATTCAGCATGATCTGACGGGGAAACTCGACGGTCACAGCTGGACCGTCGATTTTCCCGTCTACATCGACTGTACGTACCTAAATGGGAAGTATGACGAGAACGGTGTGGCGCGTCACGGCTACGCCGCTGACGCGCCGTTCATCGACTCACCACGGGACGCTCGATACCACTACTCGAAACGCTTCGGTATCGAGTCAAGCTATCGCTTGTTTGAGCAAGCGATAGCGACAACGACAACACGAGATCCAACGGTACGGCTGCTGTACGTGGTGGTGAGTCTCCTCTTACAGAACGTCTGGCGGTACCTTCACTACGAGTATGTGGCGACGCCCCGCCGAGGCGGGCGTCGCCTCTGGTGGTGGCCGTACAAGGAGTTCGTCAATATGATTCGACGAGCTGCGTGGACGGCCCTCGCGGTGCGTCGGGCCGTCCCCGCGAATCGGCCACCTGACGACCGATTCCACCGCTAA
- a CDS encoding hypothetical protein (KEGG: hma:pNG6093 hypothetical protein), whose translation MSDLIVKAAVKDTLSDHNVSADFYDALNEEVAELLDDAAERAEANDRKTVQPRDL comes from the coding sequence ATGTCTGACCTAATCGTCAAAGCAGCCGTGAAGGACACACTTTCGGACCACAACGTCTCGGCAGATTTCTACGATGCCCTCAACGAGGAGGTCGCCGAACTACTCGACGACGCTGCAGAGCGTGCCGAGGCCAACGATCGGAAGACGGTCCAGCCCCGCGACCTGTAG
- a CDS encoding Exonuclease VII, large subunit (PFAM: Exonuclease VII, large subunit, C-terminal; Nucleic acid binding, OB-fold, tRNA/helicase-type~KEGG: hma:pNG6094 exodeoxyribonuclease VII large subunit), whose amino-acid sequence MADAPDTERQAVEPDAREVLSVSQLNDRIASVVQDTPALNGVRCIGEVTDLHKNSTALYFTFTDGEAELPCMIWANRYREMDADLEDGTEVILEGDIDYWVEGGKIDLKPWEVIVVGDGDQAAAVERLRSELEERGWFDDEQKQQPPAFPERVGVVTSLRGDARYDIQNAIHEQDPTVDIVVKDATVQGSNAPTSIANGIHHLDRSEDVDAIIVGRGGGSDSNLQAFNTERVAEAIFTANTPVVTAIGHTDDRLIADQVADVATITPTAAGEYIVNSRQEFLASEIEPLEQQLNAAYETFQQEHEHEQELAEAVDEAAASEGLPPIYYKVAIAVLLLLLLVITGLWLGVI is encoded by the coding sequence ATGGCGGACGCACCGGATACCGAACGGCAGGCGGTCGAACCCGATGCGAGAGAGGTCCTTAGCGTGTCCCAGCTGAACGACCGAATCGCGTCGGTCGTCCAAGACACGCCTGCCCTCAACGGCGTCCGCTGTATCGGGGAGGTCACTGACCTCCACAAGAACAGTACGGCGCTCTACTTCACGTTCACCGACGGCGAGGCCGAGCTCCCCTGTATGATCTGGGCGAACCGTTACCGGGAGATGGACGCCGACCTTGAGGACGGGACCGAAGTCATCCTCGAGGGTGATATCGACTACTGGGTCGAAGGTGGGAAAATCGACCTCAAACCGTGGGAGGTGATCGTCGTCGGCGACGGCGACCAGGCGGCCGCCGTCGAGCGACTGCGAAGCGAACTCGAAGAGCGTGGCTGGTTCGACGACGAGCAGAAACAGCAACCGCCGGCGTTCCCGGAGCGGGTTGGCGTCGTCACTTCCCTTCGTGGAGACGCCCGGTACGACATCCAGAACGCGATTCACGAGCAGGACCCCACCGTCGACATCGTGGTGAAGGACGCAACCGTCCAGGGGTCGAACGCGCCGACGTCCATCGCGAACGGAATCCATCATCTCGACCGCTCGGAGGACGTCGACGCCATCATCGTCGGACGGGGTGGCGGGAGCGATTCGAACCTCCAGGCATTCAACACCGAACGGGTCGCGGAGGCGATCTTCACCGCCAATACCCCGGTAGTTACCGCTATCGGACACACCGATGACCGACTCATCGCGGATCAGGTGGCGGACGTCGCGACGATCACGCCGACTGCCGCCGGCGAGTACATCGTGAACTCCCGCCAAGAGTTCCTTGCGAGTGAGATCGAGCCGCTGGAGCAACAGCTCAACGCCGCGTACGAGACCTTCCAGCAGGAGCACGAACACGAACAGGAACTCGCCGAAGCAGTCGATGAAGCGGCCGCATCCGAGGGCCTCCCACCGATTTACTACAAGGTCGCGATCGCTGTGCTGCTGTTGCTGTTGCTGGTTATCACCGGGCTTTGGCTGGGGGTGATCTAA